In Schaalia sp. JY-X169, the following are encoded in one genomic region:
- a CDS encoding MFS transporter — MAPGHPDYGRARLALLLVGVATLGLMYAPQPLLPVISEQYALSAAHASWLMSAVTLGVAVGVLPLGAASARWGRGRMIVAGLALATVAGLSLGVLTPWWALVLARFIQGLGIAAVLVSAMAWVVDNVAPRAVARVGGLYIAGTTLGGMGGRILSGALTDLLGSWHMGLLCAGVLLAAVGGLAHLLLPSAAPLRPRVIPSVRGDRSVASRRVMYALAFCGMAVHSGVYNAAAFRGAAAPLFMNPAMISLLFLAYGAGTLTSSLVGRVSARVPARTIHVAALTCSAGGLAVSLIPQLWSFVLGLVMLSAGFFAVHALANPTAARLSAQPSAGAARYNLAYYVGASVGAVIFATAWDAGGWGAVVVLACGFLAVAAVLAWIWAPREAG; from the coding sequence TTGGCACCAGGCCACCCCGACTACGGCAGGGCGCGTTTGGCGCTGCTGCTTGTCGGGGTTGCAACGCTTGGCCTGATGTATGCGCCCCAGCCGCTCTTGCCCGTTATTTCGGAGCAGTACGCGCTGAGTGCAGCCCACGCCTCATGGCTGATGTCCGCCGTGACGCTGGGTGTTGCAGTCGGGGTGCTCCCACTCGGTGCCGCAAGCGCTCGGTGGGGACGAGGGCGGATGATCGTTGCGGGGCTCGCCCTCGCCACCGTTGCGGGATTGTCCCTGGGCGTGTTGACGCCGTGGTGGGCGCTTGTCTTGGCACGTTTCATCCAGGGACTAGGTATTGCCGCGGTTCTCGTTTCGGCTATGGCCTGGGTGGTTGACAACGTGGCGCCCAGGGCGGTTGCGCGTGTGGGTGGGCTCTACATTGCTGGAACAACCCTGGGTGGCATGGGGGGCAGGATTCTCTCGGGTGCGTTGACGGACCTGCTTGGCTCCTGGCACATGGGTTTGCTGTGTGCGGGAGTTCTCCTTGCGGCAGTTGGGGGCCTGGCACATCTACTGCTGCCAAGCGCCGCACCTCTTCGACCTCGAGTGATCCCGTCCGTTCGTGGGGATCGGTCGGTCGCGTCACGCCGGGTTATGTACGCCCTCGCCTTCTGCGGCATGGCTGTGCATTCGGGGGTTTACAACGCCGCTGCGTTCCGGGGGGCTGCCGCGCCGCTCTTCATGAACCCTGCGATGATCTCTCTTCTTTTCCTTGCGTACGGGGCCGGAACACTCACATCCTCTCTGGTGGGTCGAGTATCTGCTCGCGTCCCGGCCCGAACAATTCACGTGGCTGCCCTGACATGCTCGGCTGGCGGACTCGCTGTGTCCTTGATCCCGCAACTGTGGAGCTTCGTCCTCGGACTTGTGATGCTCTCAGCGGGGTTCTTCGCGGTTCACGCCCTTGCGAACCCGACGGCTGCCCGCTTGTCGGCGCAACCTTCGGCTGGCGCTGCTCGGTACAACCTGGCCTACTACGTGGGTGCGTCAGTGGGGGCAGTCATCTTCGCGACGGCCTGGGACGCGGGAGGATGGGGAGCCGTTGTCGTCCTCGCATGCGGTTTCCTTGCTGTTGCCGCGGTCTTGGCGTGGATCTGGGCGCCGCGGGAAGCGGGTTAG